A single region of the Fenollaria sporofastidiosus genome encodes:
- a CDS encoding redoxin family protein has translation MKKKISLLLAILMLVTLMPMSMAASKEKAVMSTQKFTLNGKSINAAAYIIGGKNYLKLRDMAALLNGKKAQFNVGYDSERGLVKLELAKPYKKLASDLKPIASKEATATMQDMNLVVDGKERKLRSALISGSNYIELRSFSDLVGFKLDYDEESRTVIIKSDKLKKECKLKFDLEDFDGNKTKIADILSEHDYTFVNVWGTFCGPCRNEMPELAKLGEDYKDKVGFIGIVRDIKPLMDSSSSTDKNIRDLTISDAKNILGKANAKFKNYVSTQEAKAFLDTLITGLPTSFIIDSEGNVVDTLIGASAYGNYERYKRAIDKFIE, from the coding sequence ATGAAAAAGAAAATTTCACTACTACTAGCAATACTTATGCTAGTAACACTTATGCCTATGTCCATGGCGGCGAGTAAAGAGAAGGCTGTGATGAGCACACAAAAGTTTACACTTAACGGCAAGAGCATAAACGCTGCTGCCTACATCATTGGCGGTAAAAATTACCTAAAGCTTCGTGACATGGCAGCCTTACTTAATGGCAAGAAGGCGCAGTTCAATGTTGGCTACGACTCAGAAAGAGGGCTTGTTAAGCTTGAGCTAGCTAAACCATACAAAAAATTAGCAAGTGACTTAAAGCCTATAGCAAGTAAAGAAGCTACTGCTACTATGCAAGATATGAACCTAGTTGTAGATGGCAAGGAAAGAAAGCTTAGATCAGCTCTTATCTCTGGCAGTAACTACATCGAGCTAAGAAGTTTCTCAGACTTAGTGGGCTTTAAACTTGACTATGACGAAGAAAGTAGAACAGTTATTATAAAGTCTGATAAGCTTAAGAAGGAGTGCAAGCTTAAGTTCGACCTTGAAGACTTCGATGGCAATAAGACGAAGATTGCAGATATACTCTCTGAGCACGACTATACCTTTGTTAATGTTTGGGGAACTTTCTGCGGTCCATGCAGAAACGAGATGCCAGAGCTTGCTAAGCTTGGCGAAGACTACAAGGATAAGGTAGGCTTCATCGGCATAGTTAGAGATATAAAGCCGCTTATGGACTCATCATCTAGCACAGATAAGAACATTAGAGACTTAACTATAAGTGATGCAAAAAACATACTTGGCAAAGCAAACGCTAAGTTTAAAAACTATGTTTCTACACAAGAAGCTAAAGCCTTCCTAGACACACTAATCACAGGTCTACCTACTAGCTTCATCATAGATAGCGAGGGCAATGTTGTTGATACTTTAATTGGTGCTTCAGCATATGGCAACTACGAAAGATACAAAAGAGCTATAGATAAGTTTATTGAATAA
- a CDS encoding stalk domain-containing protein — MKKKISLLLVVLMLVTLMPMSMAVSEKKAMESTQKFTVNGEAHEIRAYIIKGKNYLKLRDAAAALRGTKAQFYVDYDNDKHLVSIETNKPYEDLSDIKTYSSQKELWATMRNMDVLIDGKEKKLKSAFIIETNYIELRDLAKLLGFSVGYDAKTRTVILKSEKVKMPCKLDFDLEDFDGKKYNIADILAEHEYTLVNVWSTEYAQCKKELPDLTKLANDYNGKAGFLGVIHNIEPLTSTSSDYDKKTREENITTAKDLLNQANAKYSNLCPSQAAEKYFNFKIKAFPTVFIFDSEGNILETFVGVGAYGFYEKYERALKKYIK; from the coding sequence ATGAAAAAGAAAATTTCGTTATTATTAGTAGTTCTTATGCTAGTGACACTTATGCCTATGTCAATGGCTGTGAGCGAAAAAAAGGCTATGGAGAGCACTCAAAAGTTTACAGTTAACGGCGAGGCGCATGAGATTAGAGCTTATATTATAAAGGGGAAAAATTATTTAAAACTTCGTGATGCAGCCGCTGCACTTAGAGGAACAAAGGCGCAATTCTACGTTGACTACGACAACGACAAGCATCTTGTTAGTATCGAAACGAATAAGCCATATGAAGACCTATCAGATATCAAGACTTATTCATCTCAAAAAGAGCTTTGGGCGACTATGAGAAACATGGATGTCCTTATCGATGGCAAAGAGAAAAAACTTAAATCTGCCTTTATTATCGAAACAAATTACATCGAACTAAGGGACTTAGCTAAATTACTTGGTTTTAGCGTTGGCTATGACGCAAAGACAAGAACTGTAATACTTAAGTCAGAAAAAGTTAAAATGCCTTGCAAGCTTGATTTTGATTTAGAAGACTTCGACGGCAAAAAATATAATATAGCTGACATATTAGCCGAGCACGAATACACTTTAGTCAACGTTTGGTCGACTGAGTACGCACAATGCAAAAAAGAACTGCCTGACTTAACAAAGCTTGCAAACGATTATAATGGCAAAGCTGGCTTCCTTGGCGTTATTCATAACATTGAGCCTCTTACTAGCACATCAAGTGATTATGACAAGAAGACTAGAGAAGAAAATATAACTACGGCAAAGGACTTATTAAACCAAGCTAATGCCAAATATTCCAATCTATGTCCTAGTCAAGCGGCTGAGAAGTATTTTAATTTTAAGATCAAAGCCTTTCCAACAGTTTTCATCTTTGATAGCGAAGGCAATATACTTGAAACATTTGTTGGCGTTGGCGCTTATGGCTTCTATGAAAAATATGAAAGAGCATTGAAGAAATATATTAAATAA
- a CDS encoding type II toxin-antitoxin system RelB/DinJ family antitoxin, with the protein MSKSNLTISMDKNDKEKFINLVDELGLNVSTAINLFVKQSIRENALPLNLKLNNTEKISEDIMNEYDEAFRELSK; encoded by the coding sequence ATGTCAAAAAGTAATTTAACAATATCGATGGATAAGAATGATAAGGAAAAATTTATAAACTTAGTTGATGAACTTGGACTAAACGTATCGACAGCTATCAACCTGTTTGTAAAGCAATCAATTAGAGAGAATGCTTTGCCACTAAATTTAAAGCTAAATAATACAGAAAAGATAAGTGAAGACATTATGAATGAATACGATGAAGCATTTAGGGAGCTTTCAAAGTGA
- a CDS encoding class I SAM-dependent DNA methyltransferase codes for MLDKFGFDLWAQDYDKTVEISESGDEYPFAGYKDVLAYIYNAVRTMKAKKVLDIGFGTAVLTQKLYDDGLEIHGQDFSKNMLEIAQKKMPKAKLYEGDFAKALDKSILNEKYDAILATYSLHHIIDAEKKDFLMTLLSLLNDGGKIFIGDVSFVDLASLEACREESIDYWDDDEYYLVYESIKKDFPKAIFEKISFCSGVLILEE; via the coding sequence ATGCTAGACAAATTTGGTTTTGATTTATGGGCTCAGGATTACGACAAAACTGTTGAAATCTCTGAGAGTGGGGACGAATATCCATTCGCTGGATATAAAGATGTTCTTGCATACATCTATAACGCAGTAAGAACTATGAAGGCAAAAAAAGTTCTTGACATAGGCTTTGGTACGGCGGTTTTAACGCAAAAGCTTTATGATGACGGTCTTGAGATACACGGTCAAGACTTTTCAAAGAATATGCTTGAGATAGCACAAAAAAAGATGCCAAAGGCAAAATTATATGAAGGCGATTTCGCAAAAGCCTTAGACAAGAGCATTTTAAATGAAAAATACGACGCGATACTCGCAACATATTCACTTCATCACATAATTGATGCTGAGAAAAAAGATTTTTTAATGACTTTACTTAGCCTTCTTAATGATGGAGGCAAAATTTTTATAGGCGACGTTAGTTTTGTGGATCTTGCATCATTAGAAGCTTGCAGAGAAGAGTCAATAGATTATTGGGATGATGACGAGTACTACCTTGTTTATGAGAGCATCAAGAAAGATTTTCCAAAAGCAATTTTCGAAAAAATAAGTTTTTGCTCAGGCGTTTTGATTTTAGAAGAATAG
- a CDS encoding glutaredoxin family protein: MKDITVYTSTTCSFCHMVKDYLDSKGLKYTEKNIAEDKEARMEMMKMGFTGVPVVIIGDEKILGYDKAKIDAALEG, from the coding sequence ATGAAAGACATTACAGTTTATACAAGCACAACTTGTTCATTCTGCCACATGGTGAAGGATTACCTAGACAGCAAAGGATTAAAATACACAGAAAAGAACATCGCAGAAGACAAAGAAGCTAGGATGGAAATGATGAAGATGGGCTTCACAGGTGTTCCAGTTGTAATTATAGGTGATGAAAAGATCCTTGGCTACGACAAAGCAAAGATCGACGCAGCATTAGAAGGCTAA
- a CDS encoding Crp/Fnr family transcriptional regulator, whose protein sequence is MRILNFKLFEGISKKSKAEIESLDILVKTFESGEKVFSKDSDLKYAMFIESGCLKACEYNINGKEIVSSYYVAGDAFPFYLYFGNTHELPYDVYATRKTTVYFLPLQDFEKIMDTDIVLTKNILKFVAEYTCFNKLVIRATQYSKVSQRLAYWILHLEEVDYLKMPSSQIMLSDILRVNRPSLNQELKKFSEDKAISVDGMDIRILNRDYLRKIID, encoded by the coding sequence ATGAGAATTTTGAATTTTAAACTATTTGAAGGCATATCCAAAAAATCGAAGGCCGAGATAGAAAGCTTAGACATATTGGTAAAGACCTTTGAGTCAGGAGAAAAAGTCTTTAGCAAAGACTCAGATTTAAAATACGCCATGTTCATAGAAAGTGGCTGCTTAAAAGCGTGCGAGTACAACATAAACGGTAAAGAGATCGTCTCATCCTACTACGTTGCAGGGGATGCGTTTCCATTCTACCTATACTTTGGTAACACACACGAGCTGCCTTATGACGTCTATGCAACACGAAAGACAACAGTCTACTTCCTACCGCTTCAAGACTTTGAGAAGATCATGGACACAGACATAGTCCTAACTAAGAACATACTTAAGTTCGTCGCAGAGTACACTTGTTTTAACAAGCTAGTCATAAGAGCGACACAGTACTCAAAAGTTTCGCAAAGACTTGCCTACTGGATACTGCACCTTGAAGAGGTCGACTACCTCAAGATGCCATCCTCACAAATTATGCTCTCAGACATACTACGCGTCAACAGACCGAGCCTTAACCAAGAGCTGAAAAAGTTCTCAGAAGACAAAGCCATCAGCGTAGATGGTATGGACATAAGGATACTAAACAGAGACTACCTAAGAAAAATCATCGATTAA
- a CDS encoding sodium-dependent transporter codes for MSDKSRGTWNSRFGYIMAAAGFSIGLGNVWRFPYLVGTNGGGAFVLVYLLICVFIGIPLFYMEVALGRKAQASPILGMRKLTKKGSPWTSFGWLGVLSAFFILTYYIQIMGWILNYLIKMATGEMAGFATEQYAETFAKMIDSPATLVIFTLVCTVIIGIISAQNLNDGLEKACKFMMPALFIMLVLVVVRSVTLPNAMEGVKWYMNVDFSKINSESILAALGQCFFSVGIASGGAFVYGSYLNKDSDIPTDGLMVIGFDTLAALIAGFAIFPAVFALNLPADSGSNLLFITMSNVFMHLPFGRFFGVLFFLLMFFAALSSALGYLEPVSSSFSELLKISRKKGVVYALASIFIVGLLTIFGQNILKDVTILGRNMFDFADFLSGNILMPLGAIALILYTLFKWKFDVFREDVNTGANSLKVPKVLKYVSYVLPFVLIVIFVRGLGIF; via the coding sequence ATGAGCGACAAAAGTAGAGGTACTTGGAATAGTAGATTTGGATATATCATGGCGGCAGCCGGATTTTCCATCGGCTTAGGAAACGTATGGAGGTTCCCTTATTTAGTAGGAACAAATGGAGGTGGAGCGTTCGTATTAGTTTACTTACTAATATGCGTGTTCATCGGAATACCTCTATTCTACATGGAAGTAGCACTTGGAAGAAAAGCACAAGCGAGCCCTATCCTAGGTATGAGAAAGCTAACTAAAAAAGGCAGTCCTTGGACAAGCTTTGGTTGGCTAGGCGTACTAAGCGCATTCTTTATACTAACTTATTATATACAAATAATGGGTTGGATACTAAACTATCTTATAAAGATGGCAACAGGCGAGATGGCAGGCTTTGCAACAGAACAATATGCTGAAACTTTCGCAAAAATGATAGATAGCCCAGCAACACTCGTAATATTCACACTAGTATGTACAGTAATTATAGGTATAATCTCAGCACAAAACTTAAACGACGGCTTGGAAAAAGCTTGTAAGTTTATGATGCCAGCACTATTTATAATGCTAGTACTAGTTGTAGTTAGATCAGTAACATTACCTAACGCTATGGAAGGCGTTAAGTGGTATATGAACGTAGACTTCTCAAAGATTAACTCAGAATCAATACTTGCAGCCTTAGGACAATGCTTCTTCTCAGTAGGTATAGCAAGTGGAGGAGCTTTCGTCTATGGTTCATACCTAAACAAAGATTCTGATATACCAACAGACGGTCTTATGGTTATAGGCTTCGATACATTAGCAGCACTTATAGCAGGCTTTGCTATATTCCCTGCAGTATTCGCACTTAACCTACCAGCAGACTCAGGTTCAAACCTTTTATTCATAACAATGAGTAACGTATTTATGCACTTACCATTCGGAAGATTCTTCGGAGTATTATTCTTCCTACTAATGTTCTTTGCAGCATTATCATCAGCACTAGGTTACCTAGAGCCAGTAAGTTCATCATTCTCAGAGTTATTAAAGATAAGCAGAAAGAAAGGCGTTGTTTACGCACTAGCTTCAATCTTTATAGTAGGTTTACTAACAATATTTGGACAAAATATACTAAAAGACGTAACAATACTAGGAAGAAATATGTTTGACTTCGCAGACTTCTTATCAGGCAACATCCTAATGCCACTAGGTGCGATAGCATTAATACTATACACATTATTTAAGTGGAAATTCGATGTATTCAGAGAAGATGTTAACACAGGAGCAAACTCATTAAAGGTACCAAAGGTATTGAAATACGTTTCATACGTACTACCATTCGTATTGATAGTAATCTTCGTAAGAGGACTTGGAATATTCTAA
- a CDS encoding glycine/betaine/sarcosine/D-proline family reductase selenoprotein B: MKKILYYVNQFFGQIGGEDKADYEPHFEEKAVGCAQAFDKALVDGHVVGTIICGDNYYNENKEVSDKFILDVFEKVQPDVVVAGPAFNAGRYGMACSGVINLLKDKNVPVVTGMYIENPAVDMCRLNSYIIETADSAAKMKEAIHDMAALVNKIIEGKSLTPKEDGYMPQGRRLTEFSDKIGARRAVEMLLKRFKGEEFETELPMPEFDEVEPASPIADMKKAVIALVTTGGVVPLGNPDKVQSASAQKWAKYDVSDLDELKGKFITIHGGFDPVYCNAKADRVAPLDQLTRLKKEGVIGGVYKYFYTTTGTGTSVANARRFGKEIGQELKDAHVDGVILTSTUGTCTRCGATIVKEIERYGIPIVHMATITTISQSVGANRIVPTVAIPYPVGNPELGAREEGLREELVERAIKALQTKVDKPTIFKA; this comes from the coding sequence ATGAAAAAAATATTATACTATGTAAATCAATTCTTCGGACAAATAGGTGGGGAAGACAAAGCTGATTACGAACCACATTTCGAAGAAAAAGCAGTAGGTTGCGCACAAGCTTTTGATAAGGCTTTAGTTGATGGTCACGTTGTTGGTACTATCATCTGCGGTGACAACTACTACAATGAAAATAAAGAAGTATCAGACAAATTTATATTAGATGTTTTTGAAAAGGTTCAACCTGACGTAGTTGTAGCAGGACCTGCATTCAATGCTGGTAGATATGGTATGGCTTGCTCTGGTGTTATTAACCTACTAAAAGACAAGAACGTACCTGTAGTTACTGGTATGTATATTGAAAACCCTGCAGTTGATATGTGCAGACTAAACAGCTACATCATTGAAACAGCTGACTCAGCTGCTAAGATGAAGGAAGCTATCCATGATATGGCAGCTTTAGTTAATAAGATTATCGAAGGCAAGAGCCTTACTCCAAAGGAAGACGGTTATATGCCACAAGGTAGACGTTTAACTGAATTCTCTGACAAGATTGGTGCTAGAAGAGCAGTTGAAATGCTTCTTAAGAGATTCAAAGGCGAAGAGTTCGAAACAGAACTTCCAATGCCAGAATTTGACGAAGTAGAACCAGCTTCCCCTATTGCTGATATGAAGAAGGCAGTTATCGCACTTGTTACAACAGGTGGTGTTGTTCCTCTAGGCAACCCAGACAAAGTTCAATCAGCTTCAGCTCAAAAGTGGGCTAAGTATGATGTAAGCGATTTAGACGAGCTAAAAGGCAAGTTCATTACAATCCACGGTGGTTTCGACCCAGTATATTGTAACGCAAAGGCCGACAGAGTTGCTCCACTAGATCAATTAACAAGACTTAAAAAAGAAGGCGTTATTGGCGGAGTTTACAAATACTTCTATACAACAACAGGTACTGGTACATCAGTTGCCAACGCTAGAAGATTCGGTAAAGAAATCGGACAAGAATTAAAAGATGCACATGTTGACGGCGTAATATTGACTAGTACGTGAGGTACTTGTACACGTTGCGGTGCAACAATAGTAAAAGAAATAGAAAGATATGGTATCCCTATAGTACACATGGCTACTATAACTACAATTTCACAATCAGTAGGTGCAAACAGAATTGTTCCAACTGTAGCAATTCCATATCCAGTTGGAAATCCAGAATTAGGTGCTCGTGAAGAAGGCCTAAGAGAGGAATTAGTAGAAAGAGCAATCAAAGCATTACAAACAAAGGTAGACAAACCAACTATATTTAAAGCATAG
- a CDS encoding glycine/sarcosine/betaine reductase component B subunit yields MRLEYQNCLIEDVKFSDVTKVENKTLYINKEEMIKCLEEVDFVTEIGIDLAKPGEKTRIIPVKDCIEPRFRVGRTNKFPGVTGELEQLGDGTTKIMKNVAVVTVGDVVGFQEGIIDMWGEGADYTPFSKTLNVVVDIKARKDIEPHEHETCARLVGLKAAEYLGNALEHVEADNTEVFELKDIKTESERLKDLPRVVYAQMMIAQGLLHDVYIYGVDVKKILPTLLHPNEELDGAVVSGNCVAACDKITTFQHQNNSVIKELYKEHGKTINFIGEIMVPELTTLDGKFRTCDYTVKLCKMLAADGVVISEEGYGNPDSDLVMISAGLEKAGIKSVLITDECSGWAGDSQPLADAKKEACAVVSTGNVSHLVHLEKADKIIGNVEAIKNLAGGWDGCYDAEKGTIVCELNAVIGSTSEIGFHNLTVKLY; encoded by the coding sequence ATGAGATTAGAGTATCAAAATTGCTTGATTGAAGATGTTAAATTCTCTGATGTTACTAAGGTTGAGAACAAAACTCTTTATATCAACAAGGAAGAAATGATTAAGTGCCTAGAGGAAGTTGATTTTGTAACTGAAATTGGTATTGACTTAGCAAAACCTGGCGAAAAGACTAGAATCATTCCTGTTAAGGACTGTATTGAACCTAGATTTAGGGTAGGTAGAACTAACAAGTTCCCAGGAGTTACTGGTGAATTAGAACAACTTGGTGACGGAACAACTAAGATTATGAAGAATGTTGCTGTTGTTACTGTTGGTGATGTTGTTGGTTTCCAAGAAGGTATCATCGATATGTGGGGCGAAGGTGCTGACTACACTCCATTCTCTAAAACATTGAATGTTGTTGTTGACATCAAGGCTAGAAAGGATATCGAACCACATGAGCACGAAACTTGCGCAAGACTTGTAGGTCTTAAGGCAGCAGAATACTTAGGAAACGCTCTTGAACATGTTGAAGCTGACAATACTGAAGTATTTGAGCTTAAGGACATCAAGACTGAATCTGAAAGATTAAAAGATCTACCAAGAGTTGTCTATGCTCAAATGATGATAGCTCAAGGTTTACTTCACGACGTATATATCTACGGCGTTGACGTTAAGAAGATTCTTCCAACTCTTCTTCATCCAAATGAAGAGCTTGACGGAGCTGTTGTAAGTGGTAACTGTGTTGCTGCATGTGACAAGATAACTACTTTCCAACATCAAAACAACTCTGTTATTAAGGAATTATACAAAGAACACGGCAAGACTATAAACTTCATTGGAGAGATTATGGTTCCAGAGTTAACTACTCTTGATGGTAAGTTTAGAACTTGCGACTATACTGTTAAGCTTTGCAAGATGCTTGCAGCTGACGGCGTTGTAATCTCTGAAGAAGGTTACGGTAACCCAGACTCAGACTTAGTTATGATTTCTGCTGGTCTTGAAAAGGCTGGTATCAAATCAGTTCTAATCACTGACGAGTGCTCAGGTTGGGCTGGAGACTCTCAACCACTAGCTGACGCTAAGAAGGAAGCTTGCGCTGTAGTTTCTACAGGTAACGTATCTCACTTAGTTCACCTAGAAAAAGCAGATAAGATTATTGGTAACGTTGAAGCTATTAAGAACTTAGCAGGTGGATGGGACGGATGCTATGATGCAGAAAAAGGAACTATAGTATGCGAACTTAACGCAGTTATCGGTTCAACTTCTGAGATAGGCTTCCATAACCTAACAGTTAAGCTTTACTAG
- a CDS encoding GrdX family protein: MNKDIVIVTNNDRVLSEYENTIKVDGDYLDVLHKVRDLTHLGYSLVTHPLAASIRMFYSPFRSVALRKGFSEKSIEVIENSIDTYNNTMGVRRPDYENGDDYKLLDVVLLKEGLEK; the protein is encoded by the coding sequence ATGAACAAGGATATCGTAATTGTTACGAATAATGATCGAGTGCTTAGCGAGTACGAAAACACTATAAAGGTCGATGGAGATTACTTGGATGTGCTACACAAGGTAAGAGATCTTACACATTTAGGGTATTCTTTGGTGACTCATCCACTTGCTGCATCAATCAGGATGTTTTACTCGCCGTTTAGAAGCGTAGCGTTAAGGAAGGGTTTCAGTGAAAAATCGATTGAGGTCATCGAGAATTCTATTGATACTTACAATAACACTATGGGCGTAAGAAGGCCAGATTACGAAAACGGTGATGACTATAAACTCTTAGATGTAGTTCTTCTTAAGGAAGGATTAGAAAAATAA
- the arcC gene encoding carbamate kinase, whose amino-acid sequence MKVVVALGGNALGKTCAEQKELVKKTAKPIVDLIEQGNKVTIAHGNGPQVGLINNAFKGEMPFAECGAMSQGYIGYHLQNAIKAELNKRGIKKNVATVITQVLVDKDDKAFQNPTKPIGLFYSKEEAEKLSAATGDTYVEDAGRGYRRVVASPKPIDVVEKDVVSHLIEAGDVVITVGGGGIPVIKDGEGYQGVAAVIDKDFASEKLAEIVDADQLIILTAVEKVAINFGKENQEELSKVTVDEMKKYSEEGHFAKGSMLPKVEAAIMFAESKPGRVSLITSLEKAGEGIEGKTGTIISK is encoded by the coding sequence ATGAAGGTAGTAGTTGCATTAGGCGGCAACGCTCTAGGCAAAACTTGTGCAGAACAAAAAGAACTAGTTAAGAAGACAGCAAAACCAATTGTCGACTTAATCGAACAAGGTAACAAAGTTACCATCGCTCACGGTAATGGCCCTCAAGTAGGCCTTATCAACAACGCATTCAAAGGCGAGATGCCATTTGCAGAATGCGGTGCAATGAGCCAAGGCTACATCGGATACCACTTACAAAATGCCATCAAGGCAGAATTAAACAAAAGAGGTATCAAAAAGAACGTAGCAACAGTTATAACACAAGTACTAGTAGATAAAGATGACAAAGCATTCCAAAACCCAACTAAGCCTATCGGTCTATTCTACTCAAAAGAAGAAGCTGAAAAACTTAGTGCGGCAACAGGCGACACATACGTAGAAGACGCAGGTAGAGGTTACAGAAGAGTTGTAGCTTCACCAAAGCCAATCGACGTTGTTGAAAAAGATGTTGTTAGTCACCTAATCGAAGCAGGAGACGTTGTAATCACAGTTGGCGGCGGCGGAATCCCAGTTATTAAAGATGGCGAAGGCTACCAAGGCGTAGCAGCAGTTATCGACAAAGACTTCGCTTCAGAAAAACTTGCTGAGATAGTTGATGCAGATCAACTAATCATACTAACAGCGGTTGAAAAAGTTGCCATAAACTTCGGTAAAGAAAACCAAGAAGAGCTTAGCAAAGTAACAGTAGATGAGATGAAAAAGTACTCAGAAGAAGGACACTTCGCAAAAGGATCAATGCTTCCAAAAGTTGAAGCAGCAATCATGTTTGCAGAGTCGAAACCAGGCAGAGTAAGTTTAATCACATCACTTGAAAAAGCAGGCGAAGGTATCGAAGGAAAGACTGGAACAATAATTTCTAAGTAA
- the argF gene encoding ornithine carbamoyltransferase has protein sequence MAVNLHGRNFITLKDFTPDEIHYLLNLASDLKAKKRAGIKGDLLDRKNIVLLFEKTSTRTRCSFEVACMDEGGQVTFLGSQDSQMGKKESIEDTAKVLGRFYDGIEFRGFKQETVDTLAKHAGVPVWNGLTDLYHPTQILADFMTVKEYVPKPFNEVKFVYVGDARNNMGNSLMIGAAKMGMHFVALAPKELWPSKELVKEMEEVSKVTGATIEFEEDVKKAVKGADVIYTDVWVSMGEEDKFEERIKLLKPYQVDMKMIKATGNEHVIFLHCLPSFHDLNTKIGAEIGEKYGLKEMEVTDEVFRSKYSRVFDEAENRMHTIKAVMVATIGKL, from the coding sequence ATGGCAGTTAATTTACACGGCAGAAATTTCATCACACTAAAAGATTTTACACCAGATGAAATACACTACCTATTAAACCTTGCTAGCGACTTAAAAGCTAAGAAGAGAGCAGGTATTAAAGGTGATTTACTAGATAGAAAGAACATCGTACTATTATTTGAAAAAACTAGTACAAGAACAAGATGTTCATTCGAAGTTGCTTGTATGGACGAAGGTGGCCAAGTTACATTCTTAGGTTCACAAGACTCACAAATGGGCAAGAAAGAATCAATCGAAGATACAGCAAAAGTATTAGGTAGATTCTACGATGGTATCGAATTTAGAGGTTTCAAACAAGAAACAGTTGATACACTTGCAAAACATGCAGGAGTACCAGTTTGGAACGGTTTAACAGACCTTTACCATCCAACACAAATCTTAGCTGACTTCATGACAGTTAAAGAATATGTGCCAAAGCCATTCAACGAAGTTAAATTCGTTTACGTAGGCGACGCTAGAAACAATATGGGTAACTCCCTAATGATAGGCGCTGCTAAGATGGGTATGCACTTTGTAGCACTTGCTCCAAAGGAATTATGGCCATCAAAAGAACTTGTTAAAGAAATGGAAGAAGTTTCTAAAGTAACAGGCGCAACTATCGAATTCGAAGAAGACGTTAAGAAAGCAGTAAAAGGCGCAGACGTTATCTATACAGACGTTTGGGTATCAATGGGCGAAGAAGACAAATTCGAAGAAAGAATCAAACTTCTAAAACCATATCAAGTAGATATGAAGATGATCAAAGCTACAGGCAATGAACACGTTATCTTCTTACACTGCTTGCCAAGTTTCCACGACCTTAACACTAAGATCGGTGCAGAAATTGGTGAAAAATACGGCTTAAAAGAAATGGAAGTTACAGATGAAGTATTCAGAAGCAAGTACTCAAGAGTATTTGACGAAGCTGAAAACAGAATGCACACTATCAAAGCCGTTATGGTAGCAACTATAGGAAAACTATAG